One part of the Rutidosis leptorrhynchoides isolate AG116_Rl617_1_P2 chromosome 1, CSIRO_AGI_Rlap_v1, whole genome shotgun sequence genome encodes these proteins:
- the LOC139894255 gene encoding uncharacterized protein — translation MKIITLNVRGFGVKGKFGWVKSLCFNEKPDFLALQETRCKPLSDQWVGLLWGSSDFGYIQREAVGYSGGMLLIWDTKSFGASSTMCCDYFLAVRGNWVGSGKESIIVNIYGPHDDASKKIMWRSLDSILLGIESVWVLCGDFNEVRIESDRKNCEFNRRRASKFNDLINRNKLIEIPINGRRFTRISDDGVKFSKLDRFLVSNLFLDLWIDLSVAPLDRRISDHCPLILRDKIVDYGPKPFKVFNVWFQKDGVDTIIQSAWGKPVTSSRLDCIFRDKLKNVKFALKEWSYK, via the coding sequence ATGAAGATAATTACATTAAACGTGCGTGGGTTTGGGGTAAAGGGGAAATTCGGGTGGGTAAAGAGCTTGTGCTTTAATGAGAAACCGGATTTTTTGGCACTTCAAGAAACTAGATGTAAACCCTTAAGTGATCAGTGGGTTGGATTACTTTGGGGGAGTAGCGATTTTGGGTACATACAAAGAGAAGCGGTTGGATACTCGGGTGGGATGTTATTAATTTGGGATACGAAATCTTTTGGAGCCTCAAGCACTATGTGTTGTGATTATTTTCTAGCAGTACGTGGTAATTGGGTCGGGTCCGGAAAAGAATCAATTATTGTCAACATTTATGGGCCTCATGACGATGCAAGTAAAAAAATAATGTGGAGATCCTTAGATAGTATTTTGTTGGGAATTGAGTCGGTATGGGTGCTATGTGGTGATTTTAATGAGGTTAGGATTGAGTCGGATAGAAAGAATTGCGAGTTTAATAGACGGAGGGCTTCTAAATTCAATGATTTAATAAATCGAAACAAGCTAATTGAGATCCCAATCAACGGTAGGAGGTTTACAAGAATTAGTGACGACGGGGTTAAGTTTAGTAAGCTTGATAGGTTTCTCGTATCCAATTTATTCCTTGATCTTTGGATAGACCTCTCGGTGGCTCCACTAGATCGAAGAATTTCGGATCATTGCCCTCTAATCTTGAGAGATAAAATTGTTGACTACGGTCCAAAGCCGTTTAAAGTGTTCAATGTGTGGTTTCAAAAGGATGGGGTTGACACCATCATTCAAAGTGCGTGGGGTAAGCCGGTTACTAGTAGTCGTCTTGATTGTATTTTCCGAGATAAATTGAAAAACGTGAAATTCGCACTCAAGGAATGGAGTTATAAATAA